In a genomic window of Tripterygium wilfordii isolate XIE 37 chromosome 8, ASM1340144v1, whole genome shotgun sequence:
- the LOC120004618 gene encoding F-box protein At1g10780-like, producing MESLPDAIVQYILSYMNNARDVAVCNCVSKRWKESLPYIRSLYFPRNSFDNYWQSDSPDKVVWKMISSIVRLEELVVYNPFTSAGLASWLSLTGQSLKHLELRMDNLADYHSCTESPSKLDCIGAARNLETLKLWGILMTKSPRWDAFKKLLNLEIVGAKVEDHALSAALQACPNLTNLLLLGCEGARSVSIDLPNLEHCKLDFYGSGNCSLALSSPNIESFEVQGCSWIRAPQTSCLRKLSIANNAGKVYMVDFGKLAALEFLSIRGVQWCWDAVSKMLQLGSEAKHLYMKVEFTGDSETLHPFPEIDFVDFFNSHPKLQKFDIHGAMFAALCQKNSLKNVESGFVIPCLEEVVITVRSPLNAEQKLTTLDSLLKYGKNLKSMVIRILQMRSSHSSADDFFDEIYRFKCVNHKMVRIE from the exons ATGGAGTCTCTCCCGGACGCTATTGTTCAATACATCCTCTCATACATGAACAATGCAAGGGATGTGGCAGTTTGCAATTGTGTTTCTAAGCGATGGAAGGAGTCTTTGCCTTACATCAGAAGCCTCTACTTTCCTCGTAACTCTTTTGATAACTACTGGCAAAGTGACAGTCCAGATAAGGTTGTGTGGAAGATGATCTCGTCGATTGTTCGGCTAGAAGAGCTTGTAGTGTATAATCCATTTACCAGTGCAGGCCTTGCCTCGTGGCTATCGCTCACTGGTCAATCCCTCAAGCATCTGGAGCTCAGAATGGACAATCTTGCAGACTATCACTCTTGTACTGAGAGCCCCTCGAAATTGGATTGCATTGGCGCTGCAAGGAATTTGGAAACTCTGAAGCTTTGGGGTATCCTAATGACAAAGTCCCCTAGGTGGGATGCGTTTAAAAAGCTTCTAAACCTTGAGATTGTTGGTGCAAAAGTGGAGGATCATGCTTTGTCTGCTGCACTTCAGGCATGTCCAAATCTAACCAACTTGCTTTTGCTTGGTTGCGAAGGGGCGAGATCAGTTTCGATCGATTTACCTAATTTGGAACATTGTAAACTGGACTTTTATGGCTCGGGTAACTGCTCGCTCGCTCTATCTTCTCCCAACATCGAATCCTTTGAGGTGCAAGGCTGTAGTTGGATTAGAGCTCCCCAAACCAGCTGCTTGAGGAAACTTTCAATTGCCAATAATGCTG GGAAAGTTTACATGGTGGATTTTGGAAAACTCGCTGCCCTTGAGTTCTTGTCGATTAGGGGAGTACAATGGTGTTGGGATGCAGTAAGCAAAATGCTCCAATTGGGGAGTGAGGCGAAGCATCTTTATATGAAGGTTGAATTCACAGGGGATTCTGAAACCCTTCATCCTTTCCCAgaaattgattttgttgattttttcaaTAGCCATCCTAAGCTGCAGAAATTTGATATCCATGGAGCCATGTTTGCAGCTCTTTGCCAGAAAAACAGCCTGAAAAAT GTGGAGTCAGGTTTTGTGATTCCATGCTTGGAAGAGGTGGTGATCACAGTGAGATCACCATTAAATGCTGAACAGAAGTTAACCACTCTCGACTCCCTATTGAAATATGGGAAAAATCTGAAATCTATGGTAATAAGGATCCTTCAGATGAGGAGCAGCCATAGCAGCGCGGACGATTTCTTCGATGAGATTTACAGATTCAAATGCGTGAACCACAAGATGGTTCGGATTGAATAG
- the LOC120003337 gene encoding uncharacterized protein LOC120003337, producing MGKGEQEDHNLPQQRHDHRHGASSLGLFCERCSSISRYITFRCFFVLLLSLALLVSGIFWILPSYTKISGFDAKDEIKLSATVQACFRLQKPVSQLVPYIERLEYDIYGEISTPDMKVVILSMHQSDTSNWTDVVFGVLSDPINDPINSVFLSVLRSSLIELFLQQSNLTLTTSIFGEPFMFDILKFPGGITIIPPQSNFMQSALTLFNFTLNNSISEMKENLNKLKDQLNRGLLLRPHENLFVQLTNEVGSTISSPVTVQAFVMSDNGIFFPQRLKQLAQTIRDSPADNLGLDNSVFGNVNSVILSSFLKGITQVPTPASSPAPTPELSHTGEPSTLPNPVPSPSYSPVSPPDSHRPPPCSNLRYSSTSYFTYPCLPCPSHSLPPLSSPAPSLGPSSQLSPDPSLSLAYQYLASPSSSAVVPTYQEIWSLGIYGFLIFHLICRLQ from the exons ATGGGCAAGGGCGAACAAGAAGACCACAATCTGCCACAGCAGAGACATGATCATCGCCACGGAGCCTCTTCTTTGGGGCTCTTCTGTGAgagatgttcgagtatttccaGATACATCACTTTCAGATGCTTCTTTGTATTACTCCTTAGCTTGGCGCTTTTGGTTTCTGGGATCTTCTGGATCCTTCCTTCCTACACAAAGATCTCTGGGTTTGATGCCAAGGACGAAATTAAGCTTAGCG CCACAGTTCAGGCGTGCTTCAGATTGCAGAAGCCAGTTTCGCAGCTAGTTCCATatattgaaagacttgaatATGATATATATGGGGAAATAAGCACTCCAGATATGAAG GTGGTAATTCTATCAATGCATCAATCAGacacatcaaactggaccgatGTGGTGTTTGGTGTTCTTTCTGATCCTATAAATGATCCAATAAATTCAGTGTTTCTGAGTGTGTTGAGGTCTTCTTTAATTGAGCTGTTCCTTCAGCAATCCAATCTGACTTTGACAACATCAATTTTTGGGGAGCCCTTTATGTTTGATATATTGAAGTTTCCTGGAGGAATTACCATTATTCCTCCACAATCTAATTTCATGCAGAGTGCCCTGACACTATTTAACTTTACTCTTAATAACTCCATATCTGAAATGAAGGAAAATCTGAACAAGTTAAAGGATCAGTTGAATCGTGGATTGCTTCTGAGACCACATGAG AATCTATTTGTGCAATTAACAAACGAGGTTGGCTCCACTATATCATCCCCAGTCACAGTTCAGGCTTTTGTCATGTCAGATAATGGAATCTTTTTCCCACAGAGACTGAAGCAGTTGGCCCAAACAATCAGAGACTCTCCTGCTGATAATCTAGGCCTGGATAACTCTGTCTTTGGTAATGTAAATAGTGTAATATTATCCTCTTTTTTGAAGGGGATAACTCAAGTACCCACTCCAGCATCTTCCCCAGCACCAACTCCAGAACTAAGCCACACTGGTGAACCATCAACCCTTCCAAACCCTGTTCCTTCTCCATCTTATTCTCCAGTGTCCCCACCTGACAGTCATCGTCCGCCACCTTGTTCTAACTTAAGATATTCTTCAACTTCTTATTTTACCTACCCATGTTTACCATGCCCTAGCCATTCTTTGCCTCCTTTAAGCTCCCCTGCACCTTCACTGGGTCCCTCCTCACAGTTGTCACCGGATCCATCTCTGTCTCTAGCATATCAATATCTTGCCTCCCCATCAT CTTCAGCAGTAGTCCCAACTTATCAGGAGATCTGGTCACTTGGAATTTACGGTTTCCTGATCTTTCATCTCATTTGTCGGCTGCAATGA
- the LOC120004626 gene encoding putative elongation of fatty acids protein DDB_G0272012 produces the protein MHPLLCTLEYWLVKHPKILNFTWSQGETPGSSLNFLTLTILSYLSLTYLLSHHHIPSIGPHILKPITAVHNLTLLLFSLIMALGCTLSIFSHTPTIHHFICFPPHTPPSGPLFFWAYIFYLSKILEYIDTLLIILSESMIRRLTFLHVYHHAMVVIMCYLWLHTSQSMFPLMLVTNASVHVIMYTYYLLCALGVRVRPRWKQLVTDCQILQFFSSIGIMSLVFYYHFNGGSGGCSGIWGWCFSSVFITSLLVLFIDFYSKNYSISSAKTKVA, from the coding sequence ATGCACCCCCTTTTGTGTACTCTTGAGTACTGGCTAGTGAAGCACCCAAAAATCCTCAACTTCACATGGAGTCAAGGAGAAACCCCAGGTTCCTCCCTAAACTTCCTCACACTCACAATCCTCTCCTACCTCTCCCTCACTTACCTCCTCTCTCACCACCACATCCCCTCCATTGGACCCCACATTCTCAAGCCAATCACAGCCGTCCACAACCTCACACTCCTCCTCTTCTCCCTCATCATGGCCCTTGGTTGCACACTCTCCATCTTCTCCCACACACCAACCATCCACCACTTCATCTGCTTCCCTCCCCATACCCCTCCCAGTGGGCCCCTCTTCTTCTGGGCCTACATCTTCTACCTCTCCAAGATCCTAGAATACATCGACACCCTCCTCATCATCCTCAGCGAGTCCATGATCAGACGCCTCACGTTCCTCCACGTGTACCACCACGCCATGGTTGTGATCATGTGTTACCTCTGGTTGCATACTTCGCAGTCCATGTTTCCTCTAATGCTGGTGACGAATGCCTCGGTACACGTCATCATGTACACGTATTACTTGCTGTGTGCACTCGGGGTGAGAGTGAGACCCAGGTGGAAGCAGTTGGTGACGGACTGTCAGATCCTGCAGTTCTTTTCGAGCATTGGAATTATGAGTTTGGTTTTCTATTACCATTTTAATGGCGGATCTGGTGGGTGTTCTGGGATCTGGGGTTGGTGCTTTAGTTCTGTTTTCATTACTTCTCTTTTGGTTCTCTTCATTGATTTTTACTCCAAGAACTATAGTATTAGTAGTGCCAAGACTAAGGTGGCATAG